The proteins below are encoded in one region of Bacteroides uniformis:
- a CDS encoding glycoside hydrolase family 97 protein, which produces MRKLFIICALLFCLGTASAQQKFSVASPDGKLKLVLDIAPEKVAYSVKYGKQQLLEDSRLGFEFDSGEFGAGLKAGKVQRRKIDEAYELVVGKVRRARNYCNEMTVPLVERNGKERTVNLIVRAFDDGIAFRYEFPEQKAWDSYVMYDERTQFNLQGNPMALLMYLPGYVNTHEGVYSHVRYDKVARKRLIEMPATFEFDNGVAVAITEAAIRDYAGMYLMKEKGGLVGKLSPKLGQEKIKVETDSFPHRTPWRVISVADRVGGLLETNILTSLNEPCRIEDTSWIKPCRTTFTWWNGNVVPDSTFSPGNNFDTNKYYIDFAARNGLDAHGIYGYAETPWYYDDNFNFGWAGPNADVTKPIPCLNMPRIVEYARSKGVGIHLWVHWRPLYDKLEEAFALYEGWGVKGLMVDFMDRNDQEMIRIQEEILECAARHRLFIQFHGSSKPSGLVRTYPNEFTREGTLNYEVCKWDTLVNADHDIAIPFTRMLAGATDYHLGGFRALPRSEFKIQYVNPHVMSTRCHMLAMYVVLENHLTSLCDTPKAYEGQPGFEVLRTVPGTWDEIRVPLARMNEHVTVARRSGSDWWVGSLNNGTERDLKLELDFLSEGDYQATIYTDAEDVERNPNNLDRLVRKVTRKDIIELNLARDGGALLHITKL; this is translated from the coding sequence ATGAGAAAACTTTTTATTATATGTGCCCTCCTATTCTGCCTTGGTACCGCTTCAGCCCAGCAGAAGTTCTCTGTGGCATCTCCCGACGGGAAGCTGAAGCTTGTGTTGGACATAGCACCTGAGAAAGTGGCCTACAGCGTGAAATACGGGAAACAGCAGCTGCTGGAGGACTCAAGGCTGGGATTCGAGTTCGACAGCGGGGAGTTCGGGGCAGGGCTCAAGGCGGGAAAGGTACAAAGGAGGAAAATAGACGAGGCCTACGAGCTGGTAGTGGGGAAGGTCCGCAGAGCGAGGAACTACTGCAACGAGATGACAGTGCCCCTGGTGGAAAGGAATGGGAAGGAGAGAACAGTGAACCTAATTGTAAGAGCATTCGATGACGGGATAGCATTCAGATATGAATTTCCGGAACAGAAAGCATGGGATTCATACGTGATGTATGATGAAAGGACACAGTTCAACTTGCAAGGAAACCCGATGGCGTTGCTCATGTACCTGCCCGGGTATGTGAATACACACGAAGGGGTATACAGTCATGTAAGATATGACAAGGTGGCAAGGAAAAGGCTGATAGAGATGCCCGCCACATTCGAGTTCGACAACGGGGTGGCAGTGGCCATAACCGAAGCGGCCATACGGGACTATGCGGGAATGTACCTGATGAAGGAGAAGGGTGGACTGGTGGGAAAGCTCTCGCCAAAACTCGGGCAGGAGAAGATAAAGGTCGAGACAGACAGTTTCCCGCACCGCACACCGTGGCGCGTAATCTCCGTTGCAGACCGGGTGGGAGGATTGCTGGAGACGAATATACTAACAAGCCTGAACGAGCCCTGCAGGATTGAAGACACTTCATGGATTAAGCCTTGCAGGACCACGTTCACATGGTGGAACGGGAATGTCGTGCCGGACAGCACCTTCTCTCCGGGAAACAACTTCGATACAAACAAGTACTACATCGATTTTGCAGCACGCAATGGCTTGGATGCACATGGAATCTACGGATATGCGGAGACTCCTTGGTACTATGATGACAACTTCAATTTCGGATGGGCGGGACCCAATGCGGACGTTACAAAACCGATACCGTGCCTGAACATGCCGAGAATTGTGGAATATGCAAGGAGCAAGGGGGTTGGCATACATCTGTGGGTACACTGGAGACCGTTGTACGACAAACTCGAAGAAGCCTTTGCGCTCTATGAGGGATGGGGAGTAAAAGGACTCATGGTGGACTTCATGGACCGTAATGACCAAGAGATGATACGCATCCAAGAAGAGATACTGGAATGTGCGGCAAGACACAGGCTCTTCATACAGTTCCATGGGTCGAGCAAGCCTTCCGGACTGGTAAGGACGTATCCGAATGAATTCACACGGGAGGGGACACTCAACTATGAAGTATGCAAATGGGACACGCTGGTGAATGCGGACCATGACATTGCGATACCCTTCACCAGGATGCTGGCGGGAGCGACGGACTATCACCTGGGAGGGTTCAGGGCACTGCCGCGCTCGGAGTTCAAGATACAGTATGTAAATCCTCATGTAATGAGCACACGCTGCCATATGTTGGCCATGTATGTGGTTTTGGAAAACCATCTCACCTCGTTGTGCGATACGCCAAAGGCTTATGAAGGTCAACCGGGGTTCGAGGTGCTCCGTACCGTGCCGGGAACGTGGGATGAGATAAGAGTTCCGCTGGCAAGGATGAATGAGCATGTCACGGTGGCCCGCAGGAGCGGTTCGGACTGGTGGGTGGGCTCGCTGAACAACGGTACGGAAAGGGATCTGAAATTGGAATTGGACTTCCTTAGTGAGGGGGACTACCAGGCAACGATCTATACCGATGCGGAGGATGTGGAGCGGAATCCAAACAATCTGGACAGACTGGTGCGGAAAGTTACAAGGAAGGATATCATTGAACTGAATCTGGCAAGGGATGGAGGAGCGCTATTACATATTACAAAATTATAA
- a CDS encoding RagB/SusD family nutrient uptake outer membrane protein, which produces MFKKQYITGAFLAVISLFSSCTNLDEEIFSSIPEKDFYKTESEFLAAMVPIYSSMRTLTEHSNWWDLEETTDVCVTPVKNHGLWYDGGIYIRLHQHSWMEEDAHLNNIWNALYSGVSSANRVLYQFENSTIEMNGKENYIAELKVARAFYYYLLLEAFGNVPIIDRFDVPDGYLPATEPRSKVFEFVESELKNNINNLSEDVLNTYGRFNKWNAKMLLARLYLNAEAWIGTPMYNECENLCNEIIATNKYRLDGDYSLPFSTNNELSNETMFVIPFDETKSGGQIYMWARKTLHYSQMQTFNLQATWLDGGCVGVPTFFDNYIEGDKRLEKTWRMGQQYALDGTPLWTNGWCGDPQMLLSYTKDVTNISGDATMYQGYRFGKYEIKIGATGTPDNDYVIMRYAEVLMMKAECILRTGGSSQEAAELVNEVRRRNFDTTNELTGSELEATTICNGVPVKYGRFLQELGVEFALEGLRRSQLIRFDNNFTKGTWWEHQPTNDTKRNLMLIPFDQLQRNSNLVQNPK; this is translated from the coding sequence ATGTTCAAAAAACAATATATTACTGGTGCATTTTTAGCTGTTATCTCTTTATTCAGTTCTTGTACCAATTTGGATGAAGAAATTTTTAGTAGCATCCCTGAAAAAGACTTTTATAAAACTGAATCTGAATTCTTGGCAGCCATGGTTCCCATATATTCCAGTATGCGTACCTTAACAGAACATTCAAACTGGTGGGATTTAGAAGAAACTACCGATGTTTGTGTTACTCCAGTTAAAAATCATGGCTTATGGTATGATGGAGGTATTTATATTCGCTTACACCAACATTCTTGGATGGAAGAAGATGCACATCTAAACAATATATGGAATGCATTATATTCAGGTGTCTCAAGTGCTAATAGAGTTCTTTACCAATTTGAAAATTCAACAATAGAAATGAATGGTAAAGAAAATTATATTGCAGAATTAAAAGTAGCTCGCGCATTTTATTATTACTTACTACTAGAAGCTTTTGGTAATGTTCCCATTATTGATCGATTTGATGTTCCTGATGGTTATTTACCAGCAACAGAGCCACGGTCTAAAGTTTTTGAATTCGTTGAGTCGGAATTAAAAAATAATATCAATAACTTAAGTGAAGATGTCTTAAACACCTATGGACGTTTTAATAAATGGAACGCAAAAATGCTTTTGGCACGTCTATATTTGAATGCTGAAGCATGGATAGGAACTCCCATGTATAATGAATGTGAAAATTTATGCAATGAAATTATTGCTACTAATAAATATAGACTAGACGGAGATTATTCACTCCCATTTTCTACAAATAACGAATTGAGTAATGAAACAATGTTTGTAATTCCATTCGATGAAACCAAATCAGGTGGTCAAATTTATATGTGGGCACGCAAAACTTTACACTATTCTCAAATGCAAACTTTCAACCTCCAAGCCACTTGGCTTGATGGTGGGTGCGTCGGAGTTCCTACTTTCTTTGATAACTATATAGAAGGTGATAAGCGTTTAGAAAAAACATGGCGCATGGGACAACAATATGCACTTGATGGTACTCCATTATGGACAAATGGTTGGTGCGGAGACCCACAAATGCTGCTCAGTTATACCAAAGATGTTACTAATATTAGTGGAGATGCTACCATGTATCAAGGGTATCGTTTTGGCAAATATGAAATCAAAATAGGTGCAACAGGTACTCCTGATAATGATTATGTCATTATGAGATATGCCGAAGTATTAATGATGAAAGCTGAATGTATACTCCGTACAGGAGGTAGCTCACAAGAAGCTGCCGAATTAGTAAATGAAGTACGTAGAAGAAACTTCGATACAACCAATGAATTAACCGGTTCAGAATTAGAAGCTACCACAATTTGTAATGGAGTTCCAGTAAAATATGGTCGTTTTCTTCAAGAACTTGGTGTAGAATTTGCATTAGAAGGCTTACGTCGAAGTCAACTTATTCGTTTTGATAATAATTTCACAAAAGGTACTTGGTGGGAACACCAGCCTACTAATGATACAAAACGTAATCTCATGCTAATACCATTTGATCAGCTACAACGTAATTCTAATTTAGTACAAAACCCTAAATAA
- a CDS encoding LacI family DNA-binding transcriptional regulator, producing MSSLKKISLKDIAEAAGVSTALVSFVLNGKKKEYRVGEETAQRILKIANEMNYQPNLAAKSLRSGKTKTIGLVVSDISNPFFSQLARVLEDEATKRGYTVLFGSSDEDKDKMTRVVSNLINKGVDGLIIVPCDNSEKSIASLVNNNIPIVLFDRYFPEINVSYVALNNFNASYISTKHLLNAGYNAPCMVAYDVNLIHMKERIRGYKKAMDEAGKRNLANVVFLRQDAPRKSADRLLPKMIDGGVDAFLFATNMISLACLYTIKDMGEGIIGKIGLVGFDGNPVFDFFDAPISYIQQPIDVLVQKALEILIDIIINGNTVQSVLAEGEFIEMAP from the coding sequence ATGTCGTCACTAAAAAAAATATCGCTGAAGGATATTGCTGAAGCTGCAGGCGTTTCAACAGCATTGGTTTCGTTCGTTTTGAATGGGAAAAAGAAAGAGTATCGCGTGGGAGAAGAAACTGCCCAACGCATATTGAAAATTGCCAATGAAATGAACTACCAGCCTAATCTTGCGGCCAAAAGTCTTCGTAGTGGCAAAACAAAAACAATAGGATTAGTGGTTTCTGATATTTCCAACCCATTTTTTTCTCAATTAGCGCGTGTATTGGAAGATGAGGCAACCAAACGGGGATATACCGTACTTTTTGGAAGTTCAGATGAGGATAAGGATAAGATGACCCGTGTTGTTAGTAACCTTATTAATAAAGGGGTAGATGGACTCATCATTGTTCCTTGTGACAATTCTGAGAAATCCATCGCTTCACTTGTGAACAATAATATCCCTATTGTTTTGTTCGACCGCTATTTTCCGGAAATCAATGTCAGCTATGTGGCGTTGAATAACTTCAATGCTTCCTATATATCAACCAAACATCTTTTGAATGCAGGCTATAACGCTCCTTGTATGGTGGCTTATGATGTCAACCTTATCCATATGAAAGAGCGTATCCGTGGTTATAAAAAGGCTATGGATGAAGCCGGTAAGAGAAACTTGGCTAACGTGGTCTTTTTGAGGCAGGATGCTCCCAGAAAGTCCGCAGACCGTTTGTTGCCTAAAATGATTGATGGCGGTGTAGACGCTTTTCTTTTTGCCACCAACATGATTTCATTGGCTTGTTTATATACAATAAAGGACATGGGAGAGGGAATTATTGGTAAAATAGGTTTAGTGGGTTTTGACGGTAATCCGGTATTTGACTTTTTTGATGCCCCTATATCCTATATTCAGCAGCCTATAGATGTTTTAGTACAGAAAGCACTTGAAATACTGATAGATATCATTATTAACGGTAATACAGTGCAGTCTGTGCTTGCCGAGGGAGAATTTATTGAAATGGCTCCTTAG
- a CDS encoding glycoside hydrolase family 172 protein yields the protein MKIKFFILAALCMATISIYAQNFNGLDMNMGNLYRLSNAKTRSISPENFTGEKGKGGMADPITDKEKINQANAHHAAKTLGQGWKVNPYVNIGPNETFTLAEIEGPGSIQQIWMTPTGEWRKTIIRFYWDDEKEPSVECPIGDFFCSGWGLYSPLSSLAVCVNPGSAFNCYWQMPFRKKCKITMENIDPNNEMRVYYQINYTLTEVPEDAAYFHAQFRRSNPNINSDHVLVDGIKGKGQYVGTYIAWQVNNNGWWGEGEIKFFMDGDKKFPTICGTGTEDYFCGSYNFENKTTHQYEEFTTPYAGLHQIIRPDGVYRSQQRFGMYRWHILDPIRFEKDLKVTIQDLGWRNDGRYLDQKSDISSVVFWYQTEPHAKFPTLPSVDDLEIVRPF from the coding sequence ATGAAAATCAAATTTTTTATCTTAGCAGCCTTATGTATGGCAACTATAAGCATTTACGCTCAAAATTTTAATGGACTTGACATGAATATGGGTAATTTATATCGCTTATCCAATGCCAAGACACGTTCCATCAGCCCTGAAAACTTTACAGGTGAGAAAGGTAAAGGTGGTATGGCTGATCCAATTACAGATAAAGAAAAAATAAATCAAGCTAATGCACATCATGCAGCTAAAACTTTAGGGCAAGGCTGGAAAGTCAATCCTTATGTAAACATTGGCCCTAACGAAACTTTTACTTTAGCAGAAATCGAAGGCCCTGGTTCTATACAACAAATTTGGATGACACCAACAGGTGAATGGAGAAAAACAATTATTCGCTTTTATTGGGATGATGAAAAAGAACCTTCTGTAGAGTGCCCTATAGGTGATTTTTTCTGCAGTGGTTGGGGACTATATTCTCCATTAAGTTCATTAGCAGTTTGTGTAAACCCTGGTAGTGCGTTCAATTGTTATTGGCAAATGCCTTTCCGCAAAAAATGTAAAATTACAATGGAAAACATTGACCCCAATAATGAAATGAGAGTTTATTACCAAATAAACTACACTTTAACAGAAGTTCCTGAGGATGCAGCTTATTTTCATGCACAATTCCGTCGCTCAAATCCTAATATAAATTCTGACCATGTATTGGTTGATGGTATTAAAGGTAAAGGACAATACGTTGGTACATATATTGCTTGGCAAGTGAATAATAACGGTTGGTGGGGTGAAGGTGAAATTAAATTCTTCATGGATGGTGATAAGAAATTTCCGACAATCTGCGGTACTGGTACAGAAGATTACTTTTGCGGATCTTACAACTTTGAAAATAAAACGACGCATCAATATGAAGAATTCACTACTCCTTATGCAGGATTACATCAGATTATTCGCCCAGATGGAGTTTATCGTTCACAACAACGTTTTGGCATGTATCGTTGGCACATACTTGATCCAATCCGTTTTGAAAAGGATTTAAAAGTTACAATTCAAGATCTTGGATGGCGTAACGACGGCCGATATCTCGATCAGAAATCAGACATTTCTTCTGTTGTATTTTGGTATCAAACTGAACCACATGCTAAATTTCCAACATTACCTTCAGTAGACGATCTAGAAATTGTACGACCTTTTTAA
- a CDS encoding SusC/RagA family TonB-linked outer membrane protein — MTILYMLCICQLAIAQTKNFQGVVKDAKGNTLPGVTILETGTSNGVSTNIDGIFEIKLRPGSTLTVSYIGYITRTIPTNDKTTFLNIILEEDVFQLDDVVVVGYGSMKKGEVTSAITSVKKDDFLAGMVKSPEQLLQGKVAGLQLSNYTGDPVLGLEMTIRGVNSLSGNTSPLIVIDGIPGGSLTAISSEDIESIDVLKDGSAAAIYGTRGTNGVIVITTNRAKATKLSMEYNGSISFETFAKHADMLTANDYRRLTDDPDFPGIQDEGTTTDWVDAISRTAISHNHFLSLKGGSAESNYVASIDYRKREGVIRHTDRESITAKIGLNHNMFNNKLRFQFNINDSYVTQQRAWYAAYLNALLENPTRPIYDENGNYTEYKVNLKPYNPVAMINEEYDVEGYNQLMMSGKITLSPIEGLNLSVMGAMQRFDRMENKSNTFKHMTTVVNGDYGNVWNWADNTMQKNLELVGDYTKSLGLHNLGAMIGYSYQDDDAKGIYQWAKDFPTDMFGPWNIGSMNDMKDNKAAMTSYRNTHKLISFFGRLTYNYNEKYMFMASLRREGSSRFGDNHKWGWFPAISAGWRISKENFMQDIQWLDDLKVRIGYGVTGNEVTSNLLSMYLLNYGGYAYINGKWTQGAGPYQNPNPDLKWETKSELNLGLDFSFLKNRLSGSIDIYHRETSDLLSTYEVPTPPYIVSSMMANVGKIRNQGIELLLSGTPIKTRDLRFDITGTFSYNKNKIISLSNGLYQKDYWYEGATGSPIQTHTHIVREGDPVGNFHGFQTHSLTSDGLWMVYGADGQPKLLTDADDGDKKVIGNGIPTTYGSLNLALSYKGFDVSVMFRGAFNFQVLNRQRMHWETTSRIGEGNLPRSVLEKPFGSNSYVKGAPAMQSYYVEDGDYVKLDNISVGYTFNLKKQKVIQRLRLYVAGNNLLTMTGYKGLDPEVSIKGLAPGVEGSGAGELYPTTRQFTVGLNLLF, encoded by the coding sequence ATGACAATATTATATATGTTATGCATATGTCAATTAGCTATTGCACAAACCAAAAACTTCCAAGGTGTCGTAAAAGATGCAAAAGGCAACACATTACCAGGAGTTACAATATTGGAAACTGGCACCAGTAATGGAGTTTCAACAAATATTGACGGAATATTTGAGATAAAATTAAGACCTGGCAGTACATTAACAGTAAGTTATATTGGATACATTACTCGCACCATTCCAACTAACGATAAAACTACTTTTTTAAACATCATTCTTGAAGAAGATGTATTTCAGCTTGATGATGTGGTAGTGGTAGGTTATGGTTCCATGAAAAAAGGTGAAGTAACCAGTGCTATTACATCAGTAAAAAAAGACGATTTTCTTGCCGGGATGGTAAAAAGTCCCGAACAACTCCTTCAAGGAAAAGTAGCAGGTCTTCAACTTTCAAATTATACTGGTGATCCTGTATTAGGACTCGAAATGACTATTCGAGGTGTTAATTCATTATCTGGTAATACTAGTCCATTGATCGTTATTGACGGAATTCCAGGTGGTAGTTTAACAGCTATTTCAAGTGAAGACATAGAATCTATAGATGTGCTAAAAGATGGTTCTGCAGCTGCTATTTATGGTACTCGTGGTACAAATGGTGTCATTGTAATTACTACCAATCGTGCTAAAGCGACTAAACTTTCCATGGAGTATAATGGATCTATCTCATTTGAAACATTTGCAAAACATGCTGATATGTTAACAGCCAATGATTATCGTAGATTAACAGATGATCCTGATTTTCCAGGTATTCAAGATGAGGGAACTACCACTGATTGGGTGGACGCTATTAGTCGTACAGCTATCAGCCACAATCATTTTCTTTCTTTGAAAGGTGGTAGCGCTGAATCCAATTACGTAGCTTCCATAGATTATCGCAAACGTGAAGGTGTCATTCGTCATACAGATCGTGAATCTATTACAGCTAAAATAGGTCTAAATCATAATATGTTCAATAATAAATTACGCTTTCAATTCAATATCAATGATAGTTATGTCACCCAACAACGTGCATGGTATGCAGCCTATTTAAATGCTTTATTAGAAAATCCTACCCGCCCTATCTATGATGAAAATGGAAATTATACGGAATATAAAGTAAATCTTAAACCTTATAATCCGGTTGCCATGATTAATGAAGAATATGATGTAGAAGGATACAATCAATTAATGATGAGCGGGAAAATAACTTTATCACCAATTGAAGGTCTTAATCTAAGTGTGATGGGAGCTATGCAACGTTTTGATCGCATGGAGAATAAAAGCAATACATTTAAACATATGACTACTGTGGTAAACGGAGATTATGGTAATGTTTGGAATTGGGCTGATAATACAATGCAAAAGAATTTAGAATTGGTAGGTGATTATACCAAATCATTAGGTTTACACAATCTAGGTGCCATGATAGGTTATAGTTACCAAGATGATGATGCTAAAGGTATATATCAATGGGCAAAAGATTTTCCAACAGATATGTTTGGACCTTGGAATATTGGTTCTATGAATGATATGAAGGATAATAAGGCAGCTATGACCAGTTATAGAAATACTCATAAACTAATTTCATTTTTTGGTCGATTGACTTATAATTACAATGAAAAGTATATGTTTATGGCCAGTTTACGCCGTGAAGGTTCATCACGCTTTGGAGATAACCATAAATGGGGTTGGTTTCCTGCTATATCAGCAGGATGGCGCATTAGCAAAGAGAATTTTATGCAAGATATCCAATGGTTAGATGACTTAAAAGTTCGCATAGGTTATGGCGTTACAGGTAATGAAGTCACATCTAATTTACTATCCATGTATTTGTTAAATTATGGTGGATATGCATATATTAATGGAAAATGGACACAAGGTGCAGGTCCATACCAAAATCCTAATCCCGATTTAAAATGGGAAACGAAGAGTGAGTTAAATTTGGGACTTGATTTTTCATTCCTAAAAAATAGACTTTCTGGTTCTATTGATATTTATCACCGTGAAACTTCAGATCTACTTTCTACCTATGAAGTACCAACTCCACCTTACATTGTATCAAGTATGATGGCAAATGTTGGAAAAATTAGAAATCAAGGCATCGAATTGTTATTAAGTGGTACTCCTATTAAAACACGCGATTTACGTTTTGACATTACAGGAACATTTTCCTATAACAAAAATAAAATCATTTCTTTATCAAATGGACTTTATCAAAAAGATTATTGGTATGAAGGAGCTACCGGTTCACCAATTCAAACCCATACTCACATAGTAAGAGAAGGTGATCCCGTTGGTAATTTCCATGGTTTCCAGACTCATAGTCTTACATCTGATGGTTTATGGATGGTATATGGTGCTGATGGTCAACCCAAATTATTGACTGATGCTGATGATGGCGACAAAAAAGTTATTGGTAATGGTATTCCAACAACTTATGGAAGTCTAAATTTAGCATTAAGCTATAAAGGTTTCGACGTATCTGTTATGTTCCGCGGTGCATTCAATTTTCAAGTCTTGAACCGCCAACGTATGCATTGGGAAACAACCTCACGTATTGGAGAAGGCAATCTACCTCGCTCAGTATTGGAAAAACCATTTGGTAGTAATTCATATGTAAAAGGTGCTCCTGCTATGCAAAGTTATTATGTAGAAGATGGTGATTATGTAAAATTGGATAATATAAGTGTTGGCTATACATTTAATCTTAAAAAACAAAAAGTCATTCAACGTCTTCGTCTATATGTAGCAGGCAATAATTTACTCACAATGACTGGTTATAAAGGACTAGATCCAGAAGTTAGTATTAAAGGACTTGCTCCTGGTGTTGAAGGATCTGGTGCAGGCGAGTTATATCCCACTACACGTCAGTTCACTGTTGGCTTAAATCTTTTATTTTAA
- a CDS encoding FGGY-family carbohydrate kinase: MLPHLFTETHTSDTKAGELTPEWADRLGLPQGIAVAVGALDAHMGAVGASVAPGILTRIMGTSTCDIMVAGKDEVGGRCIKGICGQVDGSVLPGFIGFEAGQSAFGDIYAWFRKMLAWTLKDIPGGEARQKVLDGMLVELTREVQDMEPSEDGVVALDWMNGRRTPDADQNVKGAVAGLTLGTSAPEIFRALVEATAFGSRRIVEHMKGQGLRIDSVNAIGGISKKAPFVMQTLADVLDMPIRVVRSEQTCALGAAMFAAVAAGVYKDINEATRHMGSDIEAEYRPDEKRALIYEKLYKKYLELAKLAETIN; encoded by the coding sequence ATGCTCCCCCATCTGTTCACAGAAACCCACACCAGCGACACCAAGGCAGGGGAACTGACACCCGAGTGGGCAGACAGGCTTGGACTTCCCCAAGGAATCGCCGTGGCCGTGGGGGCGCTGGACGCCCATATGGGAGCCGTAGGCGCATCCGTCGCCCCGGGGATACTGACACGTATCATGGGAACATCCACCTGCGACATCATGGTTGCCGGCAAAGACGAGGTAGGCGGACGCTGTATCAAGGGAATCTGCGGCCAGGTGGACGGTTCGGTGCTTCCGGGATTCATCGGTTTCGAAGCCGGACAGTCGGCTTTCGGAGACATCTACGCCTGGTTCAGGAAGATGCTGGCATGGACACTGAAAGATATCCCCGGAGGGGAGGCCAGGCAGAAAGTTCTGGACGGCATGCTGGTGGAACTCACCCGTGAGGTCCAGGACATGGAACCCTCCGAGGATGGTGTTGTCGCCCTGGACTGGATGAACGGCCGCCGTACCCCCGATGCGGACCAGAACGTGAAGGGTGCCGTTGCGGGACTCACGCTGGGTACCAGCGCCCCGGAAATATTCCGTGCGCTGGTGGAAGCCACCGCCTTCGGTTCCCGCCGTATTGTGGAGCATATGAAGGGCCAGGGGCTGCGCATTGATTCGGTCAATGCCATCGGAGGTATCAGCAAGAAGGCGCCCTTCGTGATGCAGACGCTGGCGGACGTGCTGGACATGCCCATCCGTGTGGTCCGCTCGGAACAGACCTGTGCCTTGGGAGCGGCAATGTTCGCGGCAGTTGCCGCAGGGGTGTACAAGGATATCAATGAGGCGACAAGGCATATGGGGTCGGACATCGAGGCTGAATACCGGCCGGATGAGAAAAGAGCCCTCATCTACGAAAAACTATACAAGAAATATCTTGAACTGGCAAAACTTGCTGAAACCATTAACTAA